A single region of the Rathayibacter rathayi genome encodes:
- a CDS encoding phosphoglyceromutase produces the protein MSETYTLILVRHGNSEWNQKNLFTGWVDVRLTEQGVAEATRAGELLTEAGLHPDIVYTSRQTRAIQTANIALEVADRLWIDVKRSWRLNERHYGALQGKDKAQTLAEYGAEQFQTWRRSFDVPPPPLDDDDQYSQAHDERYADLGDALPRTESLKLVIERMLPYWESDIKPDLASGKTVMITAHGNSLRALVKTLDGISDSDIAELNIPTGIPLVYTLDENFEPIGEARYLDPEAAAAGAAAVAAQGAKK, from the coding sequence ATGTCCGAGACCTACACTCTCATCCTCGTGCGCCACGGCAACAGCGAGTGGAACCAGAAGAACCTGTTCACCGGCTGGGTCGACGTGCGGCTGACCGAGCAGGGAGTCGCGGAGGCCACCCGCGCCGGCGAGCTGCTGACCGAGGCGGGTCTGCACCCCGACATCGTCTACACCTCGCGTCAGACCCGCGCGATCCAGACCGCGAACATCGCCCTCGAGGTCGCCGACCGCCTGTGGATCGACGTCAAGCGCTCCTGGCGCCTCAACGAGCGCCACTACGGCGCGCTGCAGGGCAAGGACAAGGCGCAGACCCTCGCCGAGTACGGCGCCGAGCAGTTCCAGACCTGGCGCCGCTCCTTCGATGTCCCGCCGCCCCCGCTGGACGACGACGACCAGTACTCGCAGGCGCACGACGAGCGCTACGCCGACCTCGGCGACGCCCTGCCGCGCACTGAGTCGCTCAAGCTCGTGATCGAGCGGATGCTGCCCTACTGGGAGTCCGACATCAAGCCGGATCTCGCGTCGGGCAAGACCGTCATGATCACCGCGCACGGCAACTCGCTCCGCGCCCTGGTAAAGACGCTCGACGGTATCTCGGACTCGGACATCGCCGAGCTCAACATCCCAACGGGGATCCCGCTCGTCTACACGCTCGACGAGAACTTCGAGCCGATCGGCGAGGCGCGCTACCTCGACCCCGAGGCCGCAGCCGCCGGTGCCGCCGCCGTCGCCGCCCAGGGCGCCAAGAAGTAG
- a CDS encoding class I SAM-dependent methyltransferase — MPIGAVTRGTTGTNRLRRVDRRLAELPVLRSTAMPLVVDLGFGASAVTTLELHRRLVSTAPGVEVLGLDIEPARVDIARKQLARVREGGTPFPADARVQFERGGFEVPLPAGRRASIIRAFNVLRQYDEDAVAAAWGTMTDRLQPDGMLVEGTCDEIGRICTWIEIGREGPRSLTLSLRLAAIPSPMTAAERLPKALIHRNVAGEGVHAFLSALDRAWTLNAPLAVYGPRQRWIAAVRDLRREWPVLGGPRRWRLGEVTVAWGAVAPAS, encoded by the coding sequence ATGCCGATCGGAGCCGTCACCCGCGGGACGACGGGCACGAATCGCCTCCGCAGGGTCGACCGCCGACTCGCCGAACTGCCCGTCCTGCGGAGCACAGCCATGCCGCTCGTGGTCGACCTCGGCTTCGGTGCGAGCGCGGTCACCACCCTCGAGCTGCACCGCCGCCTCGTCAGCACGGCACCGGGCGTAGAGGTGCTCGGCCTCGACATCGAGCCGGCCCGCGTCGACATTGCCAGAAAGCAACTCGCTCGGGTGCGGGAGGGCGGCACGCCCTTCCCGGCCGACGCGCGGGTCCAGTTCGAGCGCGGCGGTTTCGAGGTGCCCCTGCCCGCAGGCCGGCGCGCGAGCATCATCCGCGCCTTCAACGTGTTGCGGCAGTACGACGAGGACGCAGTGGCCGCCGCATGGGGAACAATGACCGACCGGCTGCAGCCGGACGGCATGCTGGTCGAGGGCACCTGCGACGAGATCGGGCGCATCTGCACCTGGATCGAGATCGGCCGAGAGGGCCCTCGCTCACTGACCCTGTCGCTCCGGCTCGCAGCGATCCCCTCGCCGATGACGGCGGCCGAGCGCCTGCCCAAGGCGCTCATCCACCGCAATGTCGCCGGCGAGGGTGTGCATGCCTTCCTCTCGGCTCTCGATCGCGCGTGGACGCTCAACGCGCCGCTCGCTGTCTACGGTCCCCGTCAGCGCTGGATCGCGGCGGTCCGTGATCTGCGCCGGGAGTGGCCGGTCCTCGGCGGCCCCCGCCGCTGGCGCCTGGGCGAGGTGACGGTCGCGTGGGGGGCGGTCGCCCCCGCCTCCTGA
- a CDS encoding response regulator transcription factor produces MTSILLVEDESALSEPLSYLLEREGYDVTVAEDGNRAVAAFDEGHYDLILLDLMLPGMPGTEVCREIRTRSSVPIIMVTAKDSEVDIVVGLELGADDYVTKPYSTRELLARIRAVLRRRTEEPGEERIVVAGPVRMDIERHTVEVDGTETPMPLKEFELLEMLLRNAGRVLTRGQLIDRVWGSDYFGDTKTLDVHVKRIRSKIEKTPKEPVLVVTVRGLGYRFDA; encoded by the coding sequence GTGACCAGCATCCTGCTCGTCGAGGACGAGAGCGCCCTCAGCGAGCCCCTCAGCTATCTGCTCGAACGCGAGGGCTACGACGTCACCGTCGCCGAGGACGGCAACCGCGCCGTCGCCGCCTTCGACGAGGGCCACTACGACCTGATCCTGCTCGACCTGATGCTCCCCGGGATGCCCGGCACCGAGGTCTGCCGCGAGATCCGCACCCGCTCGTCCGTCCCGATCATCATGGTCACCGCGAAGGACTCCGAAGTGGACATCGTCGTGGGCCTCGAACTCGGCGCGGACGACTACGTGACCAAGCCCTACTCGACCCGGGAGCTGCTCGCCCGCATCCGTGCCGTCCTCCGCCGCCGCACCGAAGAACCCGGAGAGGAACGGATCGTCGTCGCCGGCCCCGTCCGTATGGACATCGAACGCCACACGGTCGAAGTCGACGGCACCGAAACCCCGATGCCGCTCAAGGAGTTCGAACTCCTCGAAATGCTGCTCCGCAACGCCGGCCGCGTCCTCACCCGAGGCCAACTCATCGACCGCGTGTGGGGAAGCGACTACTTCGGCGACACGAAGACCCTCGACGTGCATGTGAAACGCATCCGCTCCAAAATCGAGAAGACACCGAAGGAGCCGGTGCTTGTGGTTACTGTCCGCGGCCTCGGCTACCGCTTCGACGCATGA
- a CDS encoding FUSC family protein, producing MAAGPAERGRTADRLRSLVRTPGLSPARALARAGASVPAVVQIVVAATLAYSVAHVLLGHRSPVLALTVTISSLGIARDTRPKQVAETATGMLIGITASEVLLLAWGSGVWQLAVVLAIVVTLGRALSPSPGFAVAAGTQAMLVMILPAPEGGVLTRSVDGLIGGLAALLCTAIVPRPPLRTARAEAHRLVSALSRTVEELADALRRGDSSASSAALERIRRTQPVIDGWAAALDSATGVARISPFVRRHRGELARQATMLAALDLATRNLRIVARRTDFLVGDAAPRPALAGAVAALAPGIALLDRAVADPSVLALARQDLVLLATTLDPQRLIPEARLTEKTVLVLLRPLVVDLLVATGTDPAEARAALPPLA from the coding sequence GTGGCCGCAGGACCCGCCGAGCGGGGCCGGACGGCCGACCGGCTGCGCAGTCTGGTCCGCACCCCCGGGCTGAGTCCTGCCCGGGCTCTGGCCCGCGCGGGCGCCTCGGTGCCCGCGGTTGTGCAGATCGTGGTCGCGGCGACCCTCGCCTACTCCGTCGCGCACGTCCTGCTCGGGCACCGCTCGCCGGTCCTCGCGCTGACCGTGACGATCTCGAGCCTGGGTATCGCCCGCGACACGAGGCCCAAGCAAGTGGCCGAGACCGCGACGGGGATGCTGATCGGCATCACGGCGAGCGAGGTCCTGCTGCTCGCGTGGGGGAGCGGAGTCTGGCAGCTCGCGGTGGTCCTCGCGATCGTCGTCACCCTCGGACGCGCGCTCTCGCCCTCGCCAGGGTTCGCGGTCGCCGCCGGCACCCAGGCGATGCTGGTGATGATCCTCCCCGCGCCGGAGGGTGGAGTGCTCACCCGCAGCGTCGACGGCCTGATCGGCGGGCTCGCGGCGCTGCTCTGCACGGCGATCGTGCCCCGCCCGCCCCTGCGCACGGCACGGGCGGAGGCGCACCGGCTGGTGAGCGCACTCAGCCGCACCGTCGAGGAGCTGGCCGACGCGCTCCGCCGCGGCGACTCGTCCGCCTCCTCCGCCGCCCTCGAGCGGATCCGTCGTACGCAGCCGGTGATCGATGGCTGGGCCGCGGCACTCGACTCGGCGACCGGGGTCGCGCGGATCTCGCCGTTCGTTCGCCGGCACCGCGGCGAACTCGCGCGACAGGCCACCATGCTCGCCGCCCTCGACCTGGCGACCCGGAATCTGCGCATCGTCGCGCGGCGCACCGACTTCCTCGTCGGCGATGCCGCCCCGCGGCCGGCGCTCGCCGGAGCGGTCGCCGCCCTCGCACCGGGCATCGCCCTGCTCGACCGAGCAGTCGCCGATCCGTCCGTGCTCGCCCTCGCACGTCAGGATCTCGTGCTGCTCGCGACCACGCTTGACCCTCAACGATTGATCCCGGAGGCGCGGCTCACGGAGAAGACGGTGTTGGTCCTCCTCCGGCCGCTCGTTGTCGACCTGCTCGTAGCGACCGGCACCGATCCGGCCGAGGCGCGTGCTGCGCTGCCGCCGCTCGCCTAG
- the phoU gene encoding phosphate signaling complex protein PhoU, with amino-acid sequence MREVFQQELAEVQERLVEISGLVEIAIEKATQAFNHSDVTLAEEVIASDARIDELAISLDELAIDILARQNPVARDLRIVVSALRISASLERMGDIAEHIAQLSRYRFPDKVVPKSLRPTFVEMGRLDVVVAHKLTELLRSQDPRIAEEIRDEDDKIDELHVSVFDKVLSEAWKGQAADTVDATLASRYHERFADHAVSIAKKVQYLISGDWG; translated from the coding sequence ATGCGCGAAGTTTTCCAGCAGGAGCTGGCCGAGGTCCAGGAACGACTCGTCGAGATCTCCGGGCTCGTCGAGATCGCCATTGAGAAGGCGACCCAGGCGTTCAACCACTCCGACGTGACCCTCGCCGAGGAGGTCATCGCGAGCGACGCGCGGATCGACGAGCTGGCCATCAGCCTGGACGAACTCGCCATCGACATCCTCGCCCGGCAAAACCCGGTCGCGCGCGACCTGCGGATCGTCGTCTCGGCGCTGCGGATCAGCGCTTCGCTCGAGCGGATGGGCGACATCGCCGAACACATCGCCCAGCTCTCACGGTACCGCTTCCCGGACAAGGTCGTCCCGAAGAGCCTGCGCCCGACCTTCGTCGAGATGGGGCGGCTCGACGTGGTCGTTGCGCACAAGCTGACAGAGCTACTGCGCTCGCAGGACCCCCGCATCGCGGAGGAGATCCGCGACGAGGACGACAAGATCGACGAGCTACACGTCAGCGTCTTCGACAAGGTGCTCAGCGAAGCGTGGAAGGGCCAGGCCGCGGACACCGTCGATGCGACCCTCGCCAGCCGCTACCACGAACGCTTCGCCGACCACGCCGTGTCGATCGCGAAGAAGGTCCAGTACCTGATTTCGGGCGACTGGGGCTGA
- a CDS encoding sensor histidine kinase, which produces MDAGLIVVLSLVLGVAIGILLTSVLTLAARQGRIAQEVITVGLPEGIEAIIDAVGSPAFVTDPSHNVLKASTRALALGLVSQDTLLHPDLVAIVGRVRRFGDDIVQDLELVTSPLSDAAVTLVVHATRLGSRYVLVIAEDHTEARRLEAVRRDFVANISHELKTPIGAVGLLAEALDSAADDPQQVRRFAHRLTQESHRLAKITREIIELSRLQSADVAGSAEVLRVDDVVTAALETTHVLAESHNVTLVRGGMKKAYVVGQEKMLVSALHNLLANAIQYSPAGSRVGIGIRSTGGVVEIAVTDQGIGIPEEDLDRVFERFYRVDQARSRHTGGTGLGLSIVKHAVQNHGGDVRVWSKPGRGSTFTIRLPETDPAKTPLTAATPIGEHA; this is translated from the coding sequence GTGGATGCGGGCTTGATCGTGGTTCTGTCGCTCGTTCTCGGTGTCGCGATCGGGATCCTTCTGACGAGCGTGCTCACCCTCGCCGCTCGTCAAGGCCGCATCGCCCAGGAGGTGATCACGGTCGGACTCCCCGAGGGGATCGAGGCGATCATCGACGCCGTCGGCTCGCCCGCGTTCGTGACGGATCCGTCGCACAACGTACTCAAGGCCTCGACCCGTGCGCTCGCCCTCGGCCTGGTCTCGCAGGACACTCTGCTGCACCCGGACCTCGTCGCGATCGTCGGCCGTGTCCGCCGCTTCGGCGACGACATCGTCCAGGATCTGGAACTGGTGACCAGCCCGCTGTCCGACGCCGCCGTGACGCTCGTCGTACACGCCACCCGTCTGGGCTCCCGCTACGTCCTGGTCATCGCCGAGGACCACACCGAAGCGCGTCGACTCGAGGCCGTCCGACGCGATTTCGTCGCCAACATCTCCCACGAGCTGAAGACCCCGATCGGCGCGGTCGGCCTGCTCGCCGAAGCCCTCGACTCCGCCGCCGATGACCCCCAACAGGTGCGCCGCTTCGCCCACCGGCTCACTCAGGAATCGCACCGCCTCGCGAAGATCACCCGCGAGATCATCGAGCTCTCCCGCCTCCAGTCCGCCGACGTCGCCGGTTCGGCCGAGGTGCTCCGCGTCGATGACGTCGTGACCGCGGCGCTCGAGACCACCCATGTGCTGGCGGAGTCGCACAACGTCACCCTGGTCAGGGGCGGAATGAAGAAGGCGTACGTCGTCGGACAGGAGAAGATGCTCGTCTCGGCGCTGCACAACCTCCTCGCGAACGCGATTCAGTACTCGCCCGCCGGCTCCCGGGTGGGAATCGGCATCCGCTCGACCGGCGGCGTCGTCGAGATCGCCGTCACCGACCAGGGGATCGGCATCCCTGAGGAAGACCTCGACCGCGTCTTCGAGCGCTTCTACCGCGTCGACCAGGCCCGCTCCCGCCACACGGGCGGCACTGGCCTGGGGCTCAGCATCGTCAAGCACGCTGTGCAGAACCACGGTGGCGACGTCCGCGTCTGGTCCAAGCCCGGACGCGGCTCCACCTTCACCATCCGACTCCCCGAAACAGACCCGGCGAAAACGCCCCTCACGGCGGCCACCCCGATAGGAGAACACGCGTGA